In the Clostridium beijerinckii genome, one interval contains:
- a CDS encoding Rpn family recombination-promoting nuclease/putative transposase gives MNKTLKELNLEDDFLFAKVMSDKEICKELLEKILEIEIEKVEMVEEQKTIDLLLESKGIRLDVYVKDENNTIYNVEMQRGKHKNLPKRLRYYQGSIDLDLISKGEDYRKLAKSYIIFICTFDLFDKGRHKYTFQNVCLEDNSIMLNDEAQKIILNSKGIMNDLSDELLEFLAYVEDSTDDKVKHAKGNLVKNIHRRVKEVKSDISVEVEFMTLLERDREKIEEGREEGILLTKKVLKLSNSGCTISQIAKECNISEEEVRRILE, from the coding sequence ATGAATAAAACTTTAAAAGAGTTAAACCTTGAAGATGATTTCCTATTTGCAAAAGTTATGAGCGATAAAGAAATCTGTAAGGAATTATTAGAGAAGATTTTAGAGATTGAAATAGAAAAAGTAGAAATGGTTGAAGAACAGAAAACTATAGATTTGTTACTTGAAAGCAAAGGTATTAGACTTGATGTCTATGTTAAAGATGAAAATAATACAATTTACAATGTTGAAATGCAACGCGGAAAGCATAAAAATTTACCTAAAAGACTACGATATTATCAAGGAAGCATCGACTTAGACCTAATAAGTAAAGGTGAAGATTATAGAAAACTAGCTAAAAGTTATATTATTTTTATTTGTACATTTGATTTGTTTGATAAAGGTCGCCATAAATATACATTTCAAAATGTATGCCTAGAAGATAATAGTATAATGTTAAACGATGAAGCTCAGAAAATAATATTAAATTCCAAAGGAATTATGAATGATTTAAGTGATGAGCTATTAGAATTCCTTGCTTATGTAGAAGATTCAACAGATGATAAGGTAAAGCATGCTAAAGGAAATCTTGTTAAGAATATACATAGAAGAGTGAAGGAAGTTAAAAGTGATATTTCAGTGGAGGTGGAATTTATGACTTTATTGGAAAGAGATAGAGAGAAAATTGAAGAGGGAAGAGAAGAAGGGATCCTTTTAACAAAAAAAGTTTTAAAGCTTTCAAATTCGGGATGTACAATAAGCCAAATAGCAAAAGAATGTAATATATCTGAAGAGGAAGTAAGAAGAATACTAGAATAA
- a CDS encoding PD-(D/E)XK nuclease family protein, giving the protein MRKDNLLREETLIKEAGKLIKANKMTQKYHNISFNIFTALNIERDEVFTHSNLIYALLNPRENHGMDDTYLNLFLKEIGISKTFLNYSWAVEREWVFENGRIDFFLKCEKMCVAIEMKIDAGDQDKQLFRYEEYSKGVNSNYLIYYLTLDGKYPSEQSADGMDKRYLRCVSFKEHILNWLKACLGATNQDMTPHSLIEQYLYLIEKLVGEEKMAEAMKNLIKNADDLMAAITIANSLNEIKTEVLVNFMDELNEQFIKKKVDPIEYNREDAEAYYKGSYEPGLVFKIREYTLAGGKKVNFSICIAVEYNLYYYFAFMEKHEDGFYYCINREAFRKEHSKVFNECNDAIVNILGEIKRKGSGSLLWEYVLDNNGRNYDFKHFSDNCVELKDNYVEEATRIADIIINLKKAVDNQLL; this is encoded by the coding sequence ATGCGTAAAGATAATTTACTTAGAGAGGAAACCCTAATAAAAGAGGCGGGCAAATTAATAAAAGCAAATAAAATGACTCAAAAATATCATAATATTAGCTTTAATATTTTTACGGCACTAAATATTGAGAGAGATGAAGTGTTTACACATTCTAATTTGATTTATGCCTTATTAAATCCTAGAGAAAATCATGGAATGGATGATACATATCTTAATCTATTCTTAAAAGAAATTGGCATTTCTAAAACCTTTTTAAATTATTCATGGGCTGTTGAAAGAGAATGGGTATTTGAAAATGGCAGAATTGACTTTTTTCTTAAATGCGAAAAGATGTGTGTAGCAATTGAGATGAAAATTGATGCAGGTGATCAAGATAAACAACTATTTAGATATGAGGAATATTCAAAAGGTGTAAATTCTAATTATTTAATATATTATTTGACTTTAGATGGAAAATATCCTTCAGAACAAAGTGCAGATGGCATGGATAAGAGATATTTAAGATGTGTAAGCTTTAAAGAGCATATATTGAATTGGTTAAAAGCCTGCTTAGGAGCAACTAATCAAGATATGACTCCTCACAGTTTGATAGAACAATATTTATATCTTATTGAAAAGTTAGTAGGTGAAGAAAAAATGGCTGAAGCTATGAAAAATCTTATTAAAAATGCAGATGATTTAATGGCTGCTATTACTATAGCTAATAGTTTAAATGAAATAAAAACTGAAGTACTTGTTAATTTTATGGACGAGCTAAATGAGCAATTCATTAAGAAGAAAGTAGACCCTATTGAATATAACAGAGAAGACGCTGAAGCATATTATAAAGGAAGTTATGAGCCTGGTTTAGTATTTAAAATTAGAGAATACACATTAGCTGGCGGTAAAAAAGTAAATTTTTCAATATGTATTGCAGTTGAATATAATCTATATTATTATTTCGCTTTTATGGAAAAGCATGAAGATGGATTTTATTATTGTATAAATAGGGAAGCGTTTCGAAAGGAACATAGTAAAGTATTTAATGAATGTAATGATGCAATAGTAAATATTTTAGGAGAAATAAAACGTAAAGGATCAGGTAGTCTTTTATGGGAATACGTTCTAGATAATAATGGTCGTAATTATGATTTTAAGCATTTTTCAGATAACTGTGTGGAACTTAAAGATAACTATGTAGAAGAGGCAACAAGGATTGCAGATATTATAATTAATTTAAAAAAGGCTGTAGATAATCAATTACTTTAA
- a CDS encoding HRDC domain-containing protein: protein MGFISNLLNIEGSEFKSITKPTAIKDFIGENDNLKVLEVLLSKLNNDEKKELVNKEIRAMKRGLQGEKTVDFELKNCILPFLYLHDIRIEYDGLVSQIDYLLITKKYICVIETKQLLGDVNINSDGEFIRVYKNKNGYENKEGMLSPIEQNKKHVNLIRKVLKEVFECDNVPLRSLVIMANPKAIIRKKYAPEEIQNQIIRAEKLGNYIENLENELRKTVFKEEMAFKIADYFKEKHTPINIDYEAKFGITEEDFSKEASINIVEKSICEVSEVDFNDIKNVEKSSKKKIDETVELSESDSQLAEKLKLYRNEKAKEEGYNALKYHYVFSGSTINNLVENKPKTTEQLFNIKGLGEVKINKYGNDILKIIEEYVANADKKIDDESNTKWELEMRNQLKKFRIEIAKKERIKPFMIFKDEQIDELIKVKPRTKDQLLGVKGFGEIKVDKYGEGILNVFNIDILY, encoded by the coding sequence ATGGGGTTTATTTCGAATTTATTAAATATAGAAGGTTCAGAATTTAAAAGTATTACAAAGCCAACAGCAATTAAAGATTTTATAGGAGAAAATGATAATTTAAAAGTTTTAGAGGTGTTATTATCAAAGTTAAATAACGATGAAAAAAAGGAATTAGTTAATAAAGAAATACGAGCTATGAAAAGAGGATTACAAGGAGAAAAAACAGTTGATTTCGAATTAAAAAATTGCATATTACCTTTTCTATATTTACATGATATAAGAATTGAATATGATGGGCTAGTCTCTCAAATCGATTATCTACTTATAACAAAGAAATATATTTGTGTTATTGAGACAAAACAGCTTTTGGGAGACGTAAATATAAATAGTGATGGAGAATTCATACGAGTTTATAAGAACAAGAATGGATATGAAAATAAGGAAGGTATGCTTAGTCCCATTGAACAAAATAAAAAGCATGTGAATCTAATAAGAAAAGTTCTTAAGGAAGTTTTTGAATGTGATAATGTACCTTTAAGATCTCTTGTTATAATGGCTAATCCAAAAGCGATAATAAGAAAAAAATATGCACCTGAAGAAATCCAAAATCAAATAATAAGAGCAGAAAAATTGGGGAATTACATTGAAAATTTAGAAAATGAATTAAGGAAAACTGTTTTCAAAGAAGAAATGGCCTTTAAAATAGCAGATTACTTTAAAGAAAAACATACACCTATAAATATAGATTATGAAGCAAAGTTTGGAATTACAGAAGAAGATTTTAGTAAAGAAGCTAGTATCAATATTGTAGAGAAAAGTATTTGTGAAGTATCTGAAGTAGATTTTAACGATATTAAAAATGTAGAAAAATCAAGTAAAAAGAAAATAGATGAAACGGTTGAATTAAGCGAGAGTGATAGTCAGCTTGCAGAAAAATTAAAACTCTATAGAAATGAAAAGGCAAAAGAAGAAGGATATAATGCTTTAAAATATCATTATGTTTTTTCTGGTAGCACGATTAATAATCTTGTTGAGAATAAGCCAAAAACAACGGAACAGCTGTTTAATATTAAAGGACTAGGTGAAGTAAAGATTAATAAGTATGGAAATGATATTTTAAAGATTATTGAAGAATATGTTGCAAATGCGGATAAGAAGATTGATGATGAATCTAATACTAAATGGGAATTAGAGATGAGAAATCAATTAAAGAAGTTTAGAATAGAGATAGCTAAAAAAGAAAGAATTAAACCATTTATGATTTTTAAAGATGAACAAATTGATGAATTAATTAAAGTTAAGCCAAGAACAAAGGATCAGCTTTTGGGAGTAAAGGGCTTTGGAGAAATTAAGGTTGATAAATATGGGGAAGGAATTCTTAATGTATTTAATATAGATATTCTGTATTAA